The Actinocatenispora sera genome has a window encoding:
- a CDS encoding PIG-L deacetylase family protein, with protein sequence MSRTVLAIGGHIGDMDLTAGPLLATYALNGDSTAIVALTPGERGHPRIGPDEYKKQKIAEGSAFAQHIGAEFHVFDDQSDGFLAPTEELAGRVADLIRQIKPDVLIAHWPKSIHTDHTHASTLAERGRFLAGLPMEHPLPRHGVSRFLYAENWEDAEGFTPSVYVPIPEEAFTRWREAIGGQAFARGETYGFRYIDYYTAMMTARGCLCGHQRAVALATGSGGHQVLDLP encoded by the coding sequence ATGTCTCGGACCGTGCTGGCGATCGGTGGCCACATCGGTGACATGGACCTGACCGCCGGTCCGCTGCTCGCCACCTACGCGCTGAACGGGGACAGCACCGCCATCGTGGCGCTCACCCCGGGCGAGCGCGGGCACCCGCGGATCGGGCCGGACGAGTACAAGAAGCAGAAGATCGCCGAGGGTTCCGCGTTCGCGCAACACATCGGCGCCGAGTTCCACGTCTTCGACGACCAGAGCGACGGCTTCCTCGCGCCGACCGAGGAACTCGCCGGCCGGGTCGCCGACCTGATCCGTCAGATCAAGCCGGACGTGCTGATCGCGCACTGGCCCAAGAGCATCCACACCGACCACACGCACGCGTCGACCCTCGCCGAGCGCGGCCGGTTCCTCGCCGGGCTGCCGATGGAGCATCCGCTGCCCCGGCACGGCGTCTCCCGCTTCCTGTACGCGGAGAACTGGGAGGACGCCGAAGGCTTCACCCCGTCGGTGTACGTGCCGATCCCCGAGGAGGCGTTCACCCGCTGGCGCGAGGCGATCGGCGGCCAGGCGTTCGCCCGCGGCGAGACGTACGGGTTCCGCTACATCGACTACTACACCGCGATGATGACCGCCCGCGGCTGCCTGTGCGGCCACCAGCGCGCGGTCGCCCTGGCCACCGGCTCCGGTGGCCACCAGGTACTCGACCTGCCCTGA
- a CDS encoding Lrp/AsnC family transcriptional regulator: MSMHSPAQPPIVLDDPDRRILAELQRDGRASYAELGRAVVMSASAVTERVRRLEAAGVITGYTAVVDPERLGLTVRALVRLRYPHGNYRPFHALLESTPEIVEAHHVTGEDCFVLTVSATSMRHLEEVTGRIAGLGPVTTAVVYSTPLPRRPVTPPDPTDR, encoded by the coding sequence ATGTCGATGCATTCCCCGGCGCAACCGCCGATCGTGCTGGACGATCCCGACCGGCGCATCCTGGCCGAGCTGCAACGCGACGGCCGCGCCAGCTACGCCGAGCTTGGCCGCGCGGTCGTCATGTCGGCCAGCGCGGTGACCGAACGGGTCCGCCGGCTGGAGGCCGCCGGGGTGATCACCGGCTACACCGCGGTGGTCGATCCGGAACGGCTCGGGCTCACCGTCCGGGCCCTGGTCCGGCTGCGCTACCCGCACGGCAACTACCGGCCGTTCCACGCGCTGCTGGAGAGCACTCCGGAGATCGTCGAGGCGCACCACGTCACCGGCGAGGACTGCTTCGTGCTGACGGTCTCGGCCACCTCGATGCGGCACCTGGAGGAGGTCACCGGCCGCATCGCCGGCCTCGGCCCGGTCACCACCGCCGTCGTCTACTCCACCCCGCTACCCCGCCGCCCCGTCACCCCACCCGACCCCACAGACCGGTAA
- a CDS encoding NAD(P)/FAD-dependent oxidoreductase — translation MTHRIVVLGAGYAGLAATVVLAARSRRRADVSVTLVNATDRFTERLRLHQVAAGEQLADLRLPELLAGTGVALEYGWVTGLDPAARTVRLDDERELGYDTLVYALGGVADTTGVPGADEHAYALGGRHEAELLAHRLGHGGSVAVCGSGLTGIEAAAELAEQHPGTTVTLLGRTEPGEALGARARGYLQGALRRLGVGVRTGVEIVKVLPDAVALAGGETVPADVVLWTSGVRGAPLAAVAGLAVDAAGRIVTDTALRSISHPDVYAIGDAAAIEQGYGMLHGSCQSGMPTGVHAARSILATLTGATPPRFRFGYYHTTISLGRGDAVVQFTRPDGAPRRLSLTGRAAVRYKETVSAAPWPTYRRMIRLPGTGSIWPRGGRYTR, via the coding sequence ATGACGCACAGGATCGTGGTTCTCGGCGCCGGGTACGCGGGGCTCGCGGCGACGGTGGTGCTCGCGGCGCGGTCGAGGCGGCGCGCCGACGTGTCGGTCACGCTGGTCAACGCGACCGACCGGTTCACCGAGCGGCTCCGGCTGCACCAGGTCGCCGCCGGCGAGCAACTCGCCGACCTGCGGCTGCCCGAACTGCTGGCCGGCACCGGCGTGGCCCTGGAGTACGGCTGGGTCACCGGGCTGGATCCGGCCGCCCGGACGGTGCGGCTCGACGACGAGCGCGAACTCGGCTACGACACCCTGGTGTACGCGCTGGGCGGGGTCGCCGACACGACCGGCGTGCCCGGCGCCGACGAGCACGCGTACGCACTGGGCGGGCGGCACGAGGCCGAACTGCTCGCGCACCGGCTGGGTCACGGTGGCAGCGTGGCGGTCTGCGGCAGCGGGCTGACCGGGATCGAGGCGGCGGCGGAGCTCGCCGAGCAGCACCCGGGTACGACGGTGACGCTGCTCGGCCGCACCGAACCGGGCGAGGCCCTCGGCGCACGAGCCCGCGGGTACCTGCAGGGCGCGTTGCGGCGGCTCGGCGTCGGGGTGCGTACCGGGGTGGAGATCGTGAAGGTGCTGCCGGACGCGGTCGCGCTCGCGGGCGGGGAGACCGTGCCGGCCGACGTCGTGCTGTGGACCAGCGGGGTACGCGGCGCGCCGCTCGCCGCGGTCGCCGGGCTGGCGGTCGATGCGGCCGGGCGGATCGTCACCGACACGGCGCTGCGCTCGATATCGCACCCGGACGTCTACGCGATCGGTGACGCGGCGGCGATCGAGCAGGGGTACGGGATGCTGCACGGCAGCTGCCAGAGCGGGATGCCGACCGGCGTGCACGCGGCCCGGTCGATCCTCGCCACGCTGACCGGCGCCACACCGCCCCGCTTCCGGTTCGGCTACTACCACACGACGATCAGCCTGGGGCGCGGCGACGCGGTCGTCCAGTTCACCCGGCCGGACGGTGCGCCGCGGCGGTTGAGCCTCACCGGCCGGGCGGCGGTTCGGTACAAAGAGACGGTGAGCGCAGCGCCGTGGCCGACCTACCGGCGGATGATCCGGCTGCCCGGCACCGGATCGATCTGGCCCCGCGGCGGCCGGTACACCCGATGA
- a CDS encoding GNAT family N-acetyltransferase — protein sequence MNRGVDGAMATVREFRVGDGERLVEAWRRSLPYDPVTPQRFRNLVLLDVNFDPAGLRVAVDGDAIVGAAYAVRRTTAMVGADLEPGMGWLPFFFVTPEARGGGVGAALLDSALDFLRGHGVSTVEFAGYTPNYIAPGLDAAAYPEALKLLQRKGFNTRYEAVAMDRSLVDYTLPDEIRARVAALTAEGYRFGTPSDDDLVGLVELAGVHFNPDWARAIRECVSAGTPTDRIVCAHEPGGALVGWAQHEAYEGVTERFGPFGVLEARRGTGLGKILLHLTLERMRALGAHSAWFLWTGEKSAAGQLYLKTGFQVTRRFQVMRAELS from the coding sequence GTGAACCGGGGAGTGGACGGCGCGATGGCCACGGTGCGGGAGTTTCGAGTCGGCGACGGCGAGCGGCTGGTCGAGGCGTGGCGGCGCAGCCTGCCGTACGACCCGGTGACGCCGCAGCGGTTCCGCAACCTGGTGCTGCTGGACGTCAACTTCGACCCGGCCGGGCTGCGCGTCGCGGTCGACGGCGACGCGATCGTCGGCGCCGCCTACGCGGTGCGCCGGACCACCGCCATGGTCGGCGCCGACCTCGAACCAGGCATGGGCTGGCTGCCGTTCTTCTTCGTCACCCCGGAGGCGCGCGGCGGCGGGGTCGGTGCCGCGCTGCTCGACTCGGCCCTGGACTTCCTGCGCGGGCACGGAGTGTCCACAGTGGAATTCGCCGGTTACACGCCGAACTACATCGCGCCCGGGCTGGATGCGGCGGCGTACCCGGAGGCGCTGAAACTGTTGCAGCGCAAGGGGTTCAACACGCGCTACGAGGCGGTTGCGATGGACCGCAGCCTGGTCGACTACACGCTGCCGGACGAGATCCGCGCGCGCGTCGCCGCGCTGACCGCGGAGGGGTACCGGTTCGGTACCCCGTCCGACGACGACCTGGTGGGCCTGGTGGAACTCGCCGGCGTGCACTTCAACCCCGACTGGGCCCGGGCGATCCGGGAGTGCGTGTCCGCCGGTACCCCGACCGACCGGATCGTGTGCGCGCACGAGCCGGGCGGTGCGCTGGTCGGCTGGGCCCAGCACGAGGCGTACGAGGGGGTGACCGAGCGGTTCGGCCCGTTCGGCGTGCTGGAGGCGCGGCGAGGCACCGGCCTCGGCAAGATCCTGCTGCACCTGACCCTGGAACGGATGCGCGCGCTCGGCGCGCACAGCGCCTGGTTCCTGTGGACCGGTGAGAAGTCCGCCGCCGGCCAGCTCTACCTCAAGACCGGATTCCAGGTCACCCGCCGCTTCCAGGTCATGCGCGCCGAGCTGTCCTGA
- a CDS encoding exo-beta-N-acetylmuramidase NamZ family protein: protein MSDTNGEWTMTAVRTGAQRLCADPSLAGPGRPGLVTNYTGILPNLDSTVDGAVRAGVPLVALFGPEHGVRGTVQAGFSEHEAIDPGSGLPVYDTYLKSGADLDALLDESTVDTLLYDLQDIGTRFYTYVWTMFDVMVSAARTGKRFVVLDRPNPVGGAVTEGPWLVPAFASFVGRVPIPIRHGLTVGELARFLNADAVPAAAGRPVELDVIAMDGWRRELYAAQTGQPWVMPSVNMPTPDSALAYPGTGLFEGTNLSEGRGTTRPFELIGAPYVDDRFLPAVRALDLPGVAFRDVWFAPTFHKYAGETVHGVQVHVTDPDRFQPVRTAVGMIGVLRREYPDAFGWRVAESGAESLGHRHFVDLLWGSDELRHAVDAGVDPLTLVPAVSAPADWAGDHLLYS from the coding sequence ATGAGCGACACGAACGGGGAGTGGACGATGACGGCGGTACGGACCGGGGCGCAGCGGCTGTGCGCCGACCCGAGCCTGGCCGGGCCGGGCCGGCCCGGCCTGGTGACCAACTACACCGGCATCCTGCCGAACCTTGACTCCACAGTGGACGGTGCGGTGCGGGCCGGGGTACCGCTGGTGGCGCTGTTCGGGCCGGAGCACGGGGTGCGCGGCACGGTGCAGGCAGGGTTCAGCGAGCACGAGGCGATCGACCCCGGCAGCGGACTGCCGGTGTACGACACCTACCTCAAGTCCGGTGCGGACCTGGACGCGCTGCTCGACGAGTCCACAGTGGACACTTTGCTGTACGACCTGCAGGACATCGGCACCCGGTTCTACACCTACGTGTGGACGATGTTCGACGTGATGGTCTCGGCGGCGCGGACCGGCAAGCGGTTCGTGGTGCTGGACCGGCCGAACCCGGTCGGCGGCGCGGTCACCGAGGGGCCGTGGCTGGTGCCGGCGTTCGCGAGCTTCGTCGGCCGGGTACCGATTCCGATCCGGCACGGGCTGACCGTCGGCGAGCTGGCCCGGTTCCTCAACGCGGACGCGGTGCCGGCCGCCGCCGGCCGGCCGGTCGAGCTGGACGTGATCGCCATGGACGGCTGGCGGCGCGAGCTGTACGCGGCGCAGACCGGGCAGCCGTGGGTGATGCCGTCGGTGAACATGCCGACGCCGGACTCCGCGCTGGCCTACCCCGGCACCGGGCTTTTCGAGGGCACCAACCTGTCCGAGGGCCGGGGTACCACCCGGCCGTTCGAGCTGATCGGGGCGCCGTACGTGGACGACCGGTTCCTGCCCGCGGTGCGTGCGCTGGACCTGCCCGGGGTGGCGTTCCGGGACGTGTGGTTCGCGCCCACGTTCCACAAGTACGCCGGTGAGACGGTGCACGGGGTGCAGGTACACGTGACCGATCCGGACCGGTTCCAGCCGGTACGGACCGCGGTCGGGATGATCGGCGTGCTGCGCCGGGAGTACCCCGACGCGTTCGGCTGGCGGGTCGCCGAGAGCGGTGCGGAGTCGTTGGGACACCGGCACTTCGTCGACCTGTTGTGGGGCAGCGACGAGCTGCGGCACGCGGTCGACGCCGGCGTGGACCCGCTGACCCTGGTACCGGCGGTGTCCGCACCGGCCGACTGGGCCGGCGACCACCTGCTCTACTCCTGA
- a CDS encoding rhodanese-like domain-containing protein, with the protein MNALDFFTARLTFQTDVSDVRDALERGTDRFVLIDSRSDDSWAQGHIPGAVHLPTGEIAARGAAVVPAGSSVVTYCWGPGCNGATRAAAEFARLGYAVREMLGGIEYWTREGFPVATASGEVVRPADPLTAPAGIACAC; encoded by the coding sequence GTGAACGCACTCGACTTCTTCACCGCCCGGCTGACGTTCCAGACCGACGTCAGCGACGTACGGGACGCGCTGGAGCGCGGTACCGATCGATTCGTCCTGATCGACAGCCGCAGCGACGACTCGTGGGCGCAGGGCCACATTCCGGGCGCCGTACACCTGCCGACCGGCGAGATCGCGGCGCGCGGCGCCGCGGTGGTTCCGGCCGGCAGCAGCGTCGTCACGTACTGCTGGGGGCCGGGCTGCAACGGCGCCACCCGGGCGGCGGCCGAGTTCGCCCGGCTCGGCTACGCGGTGCGCGAGATGCTCGGTGGCATCGAGTACTGGACCCGCGAGGGGTTCCCGGTCGCCACCGCGTCCGGCGAGGTGGTCCGGCCGGCCGATCCGCTCACCGCCCCGGCCGGCATCGCCTGCGCCTGCTGA
- a CDS encoding GNAT family N-acetyltransferase produces MADPVPAVTAVEPDPAGFAPLAARALTHDGAEAAEILTRLATPPAGRHGVWLRAGDAGVVLVSRNDKDSAVAHVDLLAVDPGSRRRGIGTALLRAAEQAAAGFGARELRFMGNPPCYAWPGIDVRYTPAICLVEAAGYERFRTAQNMIADLTTADLSTVDDEARLAAQGVSIRKATQDELPALRAWAERVFNATWAWEIEQSVLAPGAGCHVAWRDGAVLAFAGHGANRPSWFGPMGTDPDARNLGLGKVLLRRCLAAQRDAGLESAQIGWVGPIPFYARTVAARIDRVFWLYRKEI; encoded by the coding sequence ATGGCAGATCCGGTACCGGCGGTCACCGCCGTCGAGCCCGACCCGGCCGGGTTCGCCCCGCTCGCGGCCCGGGCCCTGACCCACGACGGCGCCGAGGCGGCCGAGATCCTGACCCGGTTGGCGACCCCGCCGGCCGGCCGGCACGGCGTGTGGCTGCGCGCCGGCGACGCCGGCGTGGTGCTGGTGTCGCGCAACGACAAGGATTCCGCCGTCGCGCACGTGGACCTGTTGGCGGTCGATCCCGGGTCGCGCCGGCGCGGCATCGGTACGGCGCTGCTGCGCGCCGCCGAGCAGGCCGCGGCCGGGTTCGGCGCGCGCGAGCTGCGGTTCATGGGCAATCCGCCGTGCTATGCCTGGCCGGGCATCGACGTGCGCTACACGCCGGCGATCTGCCTGGTCGAGGCGGCCGGGTACGAGCGGTTCCGCACCGCGCAGAACATGATCGCCGACCTGACCACCGCCGATTTGTCCACAGTGGATGATGAGGCACGCCTTGCCGCGCAAGGTGTCTCGATCCGGAAGGCGACACAGGACGAGCTGCCGGCGCTGCGCGCCTGGGCCGAGCGGGTGTTCAACGCGACCTGGGCCTGGGAGATCGAGCAGTCGGTGCTGGCGCCCGGCGCCGGCTGCCACGTCGCCTGGCGGGACGGCGCGGTGCTCGCCTTCGCCGGCCACGGCGCGAACCGGCCGAGCTGGTTCGGCCCGATGGGCACCGATCCGGACGCCCGCAACCTCGGCCTCGGCAAGGTACTGCTGCGTCGCTGCCTCGCCGCCCAGCGCGACGCCGGGCTGGAGTCGGCGCAGATCGGCTGGGTGGGACCGATCCCGTTCTACGCGCGCACTGTCGCCGCCCGCATCGACCGCGTCTTCTGGCTCTACCGCAAGGAGATCTGA
- a CDS encoding MurR/RpiR family transcriptional regulator yields MTGSGEPAGRAARPAGVLAHIRTLLPGMAPAERRVGEAVLGQPSVVVGRTITELAESCHTSETTVIRFCRTVGFRGYPELRLTLATELGRDAARGDGHKELGADIGRADSLREVVEKIGYADARGVEDTVTQLDLDALAKVVDAVATADRINLFGIGASGFAANDLQRKLYRIGRNAFFFADPHDALVAAALLRPGDVEIGLTHTGTTVETVNVLREARRHEAVAVAITNNGAAPAAAEADLVLTTAARETTFRSGAMASRIAQLAIVDCIFVAVAQRTYDDTLEALRLTFRAVDDVRTRKS; encoded by the coding sequence GTGACAGGTAGTGGGGAGCCGGCGGGGCGGGCCGCGCGCCCGGCCGGGGTGCTGGCGCATATCCGGACGCTGTTGCCCGGGATGGCGCCGGCCGAACGGCGGGTCGGCGAGGCGGTGTTGGGTCAGCCGTCCGTGGTGGTGGGTCGCACCATCACCGAGCTGGCCGAGTCCTGCCACACCTCCGAGACGACGGTGATCCGGTTCTGCCGCACCGTCGGCTTCCGCGGGTACCCCGAGCTGCGGTTGACGCTCGCCACCGAGCTGGGCCGGGATGCGGCCCGCGGCGACGGGCACAAAGAGCTCGGTGCCGACATCGGCCGGGCCGACTCCCTGCGCGAGGTGGTCGAGAAGATCGGCTACGCGGACGCCCGCGGGGTCGAGGACACCGTGACGCAGCTGGATCTGGACGCGCTGGCGAAGGTGGTCGACGCGGTCGCGACCGCCGACCGGATCAACCTGTTCGGCATCGGGGCGAGCGGGTTCGCGGCGAACGACCTGCAGCGCAAGCTCTACCGGATCGGGCGCAACGCGTTCTTCTTCGCCGACCCGCACGACGCGCTGGTCGCCGCGGCGCTGCTGCGACCGGGTGACGTGGAGATCGGGTTGACCCACACCGGTACCACGGTGGAGACGGTGAACGTGCTGCGCGAGGCGCGGCGGCACGAGGCGGTCGCGGTGGCGATCACCAACAACGGCGCCGCGCCGGCGGCGGCCGAGGCGGACCTGGTGCTGACCACGGCGGCCCGGGAGACCACGTTTCGCTCCGGCGCGATGGCGAGCCGGATCGCCCAGCTGGCGATCGTCGACTGCATCTTCGTCGCGGTGGCCCAGCGCACCTACGACGACACGCTGGAAGCGCTGCGGCTGACGTTCCGCGCCGTCGACGACGTTCGTACCAGGAAGTCCTGA
- a CDS encoding glycoside hydrolase family 3 protein yields the protein MSTLSIAEKIGQLFVVPLGRHSPNALRLPPDQRTGAVNSDGLGAVVDQLRRYHVGGVCYFPTKPEGDDAGEVAALLAELAAATGGAGLPPVVAVDQEGGTVARLRRGVTSVPSAMALAATGDPESTARAAAIIGAELRAVGFHQDYAPDADVNSNPANPAIGVRSYSSDPDLVAAHVAAAVRGLQGAGIAATAKHFPGHGDTSGDSHLMLPSVDRDADAWAAIDLPPFVAAIGADVAAVMSAHVAVPAADGSGDPATASAAILTGVLRDRLGFTGTVVTDALDMAGARDRLGDGEIAVRAVLAGADQLLMPADLPVAVAAVTEAVSSGRISAARLDAAVGRVLALKHRVGLLTADPTLAPAADAAANAAIAAELAVAGLTVLGDRGWRLPAGRVALVGALGGLENDLLPALRAAGAEVTVVDSGSDPAAVDADLAAAAAADQTIVVSRNATRWPGQRALLAGLAAAGRRYVQLALAGPYDAGLATGATARFLTYGDCAVSRAALLAVLTGAAAGGGRLPVDVPGPDGAIAFARGC from the coding sequence TTGAGCACATTGTCCATCGCCGAGAAGATCGGTCAGCTGTTCGTGGTGCCGCTGGGCCGGCACTCGCCGAACGCGCTGCGCCTGCCGCCGGACCAGCGCACCGGCGCGGTCAACTCCGACGGCCTCGGCGCCGTCGTCGACCAGCTCCGGCGCTACCACGTCGGTGGCGTCTGCTACTTCCCGACCAAGCCGGAAGGGGACGACGCGGGCGAGGTGGCCGCGCTGCTCGCTGAGCTGGCCGCGGCCACCGGAGGCGCCGGCCTGCCGCCCGTCGTCGCCGTCGACCAGGAGGGCGGTACGGTCGCCCGGCTGCGGCGCGGCGTGACCAGCGTGCCGTCCGCGATGGCGCTCGCCGCCACCGGCGATCCCGAGTCCACCGCGCGGGCCGCGGCGATCATCGGGGCCGAACTGCGCGCCGTCGGCTTCCACCAGGACTACGCGCCGGACGCGGACGTCAACTCCAACCCGGCGAACCCGGCCATCGGCGTCCGCTCGTACTCCTCCGACCCGGACCTGGTCGCCGCGCACGTGGCGGCGGCGGTACGCGGGCTGCAGGGTGCGGGGATCGCGGCGACGGCGAAGCACTTCCCCGGGCACGGTGACACCTCCGGCGACAGCCACCTGATGCTGCCGTCGGTCGACCGGGACGCCGACGCCTGGGCCGCGATCGACCTGCCCCCGTTCGTGGCGGCCATCGGCGCCGACGTGGCCGCGGTGATGTCCGCACACGTGGCCGTACCGGCGGCGGACGGTTCCGGTGACCCGGCGACCGCGTCTGCCGCGATCCTCACCGGCGTGCTGCGCGACCGGCTCGGCTTCACCGGCACCGTGGTCACCGACGCGCTCGACATGGCCGGCGCCCGGGACCGGCTCGGCGACGGTGAGATCGCGGTACGGGCGGTGCTCGCCGGCGCCGACCAGCTGCTGATGCCGGCCGACCTGCCGGTCGCGGTCGCGGCGGTGACCGAGGCGGTGTCGTCCGGCCGGATCTCGGCCGCCCGGCTGGATGCGGCGGTCGGCCGGGTCCTCGCCCTCAAGCACCGGGTCGGCCTGCTCACCGCCGATCCCACCCTGGCCCCGGCGGCCGATGCCGCGGCGAACGCGGCGATCGCCGCGGAACTGGCCGTGGCCGGCCTGACCGTGCTCGGCGATCGCGGCTGGCGGCTGCCGGCCGGCCGGGTCGCGCTGGTCGGCGCGCTCGGCGGTCTGGAGAACGACCTGCTGCCGGCGTTGCGGGCGGCCGGTGCCGAGGTGACCGTGGTGGACAGCGGCAGCGACCCGGCCGCGGTGGACGCCGACCTGGCCGCGGCCGCGGCGGCCGACCAGACGATCGTGGTGAGCCGCAACGCGACCCGCTGGCCGGGGCAGCGGGCGCTGCTCGCCGGGCTCGCCGCGGCCGGGCGCCGGTACGTGCAGCTCGCGCTGGCCGGGCCGTACGACGCGGGGTTGGCGACGGGCGCCACCGCGCGGTTCCTGACCTACGGCGACTGTGCGGTGTCCCGGGCGGCGCTGCTCGCGGTACTGACCGGCGCCGCGGCCGGCGGCGGCCGGCTGCCGGTGGACGTACCCGGGCCGGACGGTGCGATCGCGTTCGCCCGGGGCTGTTGA
- a CDS encoding dipeptidase: MTETSDRVLTAAPVLDGHNDLLWTLRGRCGYDFAHTDLAVDQSDAGLHTDLPRLRKGGVGGQFWSVWVPCSEPHPVTTTLEQIDAAYAMVRRYPADLAFATTADEVERAMAAGQVASLLGAEGGHQIGNSLGTLRMLHRLGVRYLTLTHNDNTDWADSATDEPVHGGLTDFGRDVVREMNRLGMLVDLSHVSAQTMHAALDVSTTPAFFSHSSARALCSHPRNVPDDVLARVGATDGVVMVTFVPGFLTEECHAWMDAMTAEEARLGATDPGVGAADRADIKPWLDANPRPPCTVADVADHVEHVREVAGVRAVGLGGDFDGIVATPDGLPDVSGYPALLAELADRGWSESELAGLTSRNALRVVREALTAAEPR, from the coding sequence GTGACGGAGACGAGCGACCGGGTGCTCACGGCGGCGCCGGTACTGGACGGGCACAACGACCTGCTGTGGACGCTGCGGGGGCGGTGCGGGTACGACTTCGCGCACACCGATCTCGCGGTCGACCAGAGCGACGCCGGGCTGCACACCGACCTGCCGCGGCTGCGCAAGGGCGGTGTCGGCGGCCAGTTCTGGTCGGTCTGGGTCCCGTGCAGCGAGCCGCATCCGGTGACCACGACGCTGGAGCAGATCGACGCCGCGTACGCGATGGTTCGGCGCTATCCGGCGGATCTCGCCTTCGCCACCACCGCCGACGAGGTCGAGCGGGCGATGGCGGCCGGCCAGGTCGCGTCGCTGCTCGGCGCCGAGGGCGGGCACCAGATCGGCAACTCGCTCGGCACCCTGCGGATGCTCCACCGGCTCGGCGTGCGCTACCTGACGCTGACGCACAACGACAACACCGACTGGGCCGACTCCGCCACCGACGAACCGGTACACGGCGGGCTCACCGACTTCGGCCGCGACGTGGTCCGCGAGATGAACCGGCTCGGCATGCTGGTCGACCTGTCGCACGTGTCGGCGCAGACCATGCACGCCGCGCTCGACGTCTCCACCACACCGGCGTTCTTCTCGCACTCCAGCGCCCGCGCGCTCTGCTCACACCCGCGCAACGTGCCGGACGACGTCCTGGCCCGGGTCGGCGCCACCGACGGCGTGGTGATGGTGACGTTCGTACCGGGGTTCCTGACGGAGGAGTGCCACGCCTGGATGGACGCGATGACCGCGGAGGAGGCCCGGCTCGGCGCCACCGACCCCGGTGTCGGCGCGGCCGACCGGGCGGACATCAAGCCGTGGCTGGACGCGAACCCGCGCCCGCCCTGCACCGTCGCCGACGTCGCCGACCACGTCGAGCACGTCCGCGAGGTCGCCGGGGTACGGGCGGTCGGGCTGGGCGGCGACTTCGACGGCATCGTGGCCACCCCGGACGGGCTGCCGGACGTGTCCGGCTACCCGGCACTGCTCGCCGAGCTCGCCGACCGCGGCTGGTCCGAGTCCGAGCTTGCCGGCCTGACCAGCCGAAACGCCCTCCGCGTGGTCCGCGAGGCGCTCACCGCCGCCGAGCCGCGTTGA
- a CDS encoding N-acetylglucosamine kinase — translation MSEPLVLGADVGGTSAKAALIDASGRVLGRGRAAGGNVNSSDGDPAGNIGAALREALGDHDPARVAAGMIGMAGSAAVPQKARRVADTAWQLAGLTGSPRIGTDLDIAYAAGATGGDGVLLLAGTGAVSAAFTGYRLTKRCDGLGWLLGDEGSAVWLGIEGLRAAVAALDGRGPETALAAAMVARLAPASPTGDPRQDLVAAAFRVPPARLGELAPTVVAAAVEGDPVAERIVTAGCTALVRTASVVADRPRCLVLAGSLLTTPGLVAQRVRTDVTVRFGVEPVVAPDPVAGALLAALRAADFPIPPDLPARLRAALDTTAVRQS, via the coding sequence ATGTCCGAACCGCTGGTGCTGGGCGCCGACGTCGGCGGTACCAGCGCCAAGGCGGCGCTGATCGACGCCTCCGGCCGGGTGCTCGGCCGGGGCCGGGCCGCCGGCGGCAACGTCAACTCGTCCGACGGTGACCCGGCGGGCAACATCGGGGCCGCGCTGCGCGAGGCGCTCGGCGACCACGACCCGGCGCGGGTGGCCGCCGGGATGATCGGCATGGCCGGCTCGGCCGCGGTACCCCAGAAGGCGCGCCGGGTCGCCGACACCGCGTGGCAGCTGGCCGGCCTGACCGGCAGCCCGCGCATCGGCACCGACCTGGACATCGCGTACGCGGCCGGCGCCACCGGCGGCGACGGGGTGCTGCTGCTCGCCGGTACCGGTGCGGTGTCGGCGGCGTTCACCGGCTACCGGCTGACGAAGCGCTGCGACGGGCTGGGCTGGCTGCTCGGCGACGAGGGTTCCGCGGTGTGGCTGGGCATCGAGGGGTTGCGCGCGGCGGTCGCGGCGCTCGACGGCCGGGGCCCGGAGACCGCGCTGGCCGCGGCGATGGTGGCGCGCCTGGCGCCGGCCTCGCCGACCGGCGACCCGCGACAGGACCTCGTCGCGGCGGCCTTCCGGGTACCGCCGGCCCGGCTCGGCGAGCTGGCACCCACCGTGGTGGCCGCCGCGGTGGAGGGCGATCCGGTGGCGGAGCGGATCGTCACCGCCGGCTGTACCGCGCTGGTGCGCACCGCCTCGGTGGTCGCCGACCGGCCGCGCTGCCTGGTCCTGGCCGGGTCGCTGCTGACCACGCCGGGCCTGGTCGCGCAGCGGGTCCGCACCGACGTGACGGTACGGTTCGGGGTCGAGCCGGTGGTCGCGCCGGACCCGGTGGCCGGCGCGCTGCTCGCCGCCCTCCGCGCCGCCGACTTCCCGATACCGCCGGACCTCCCGGCGCGGCTGCGCGCGGCTCTCGACACCACCGCCGTCCGGCAAAGTTGA